Proteins encoded in a region of the Pseudomonas sp. PDNC002 genome:
- a CDS encoding aldo/keto reductase produces the protein MKTRRLGPQGPVVSAIGLGCMGMSDFYTTGSDEQESIATLHHALELGVTLFDTADMYGPHTNEELLGRALKGKREQVFLATKFGIVRTPDQPQVRGANGSPEYVRQSVEGSLKRLGTDHIDLYYQHRVDPKVPIEETVGAMAELVKAGKVRYLGLSEASAETLERAHKIHPITALQSEYSLWTRDPEDNAVLATCARLGIGFVPYSPLGRGFLTGALKSPDDFAADDYRRSSPRFTGENFAKNLRLVDKVAELAAARGVTPSQLALAWVLAQGDHLVPIPGTKQRKYLEQNVAAVDLALTSVELLQLDAIFPAGAAAGGRYSEQVMSLIQ, from the coding sequence ATGAAGACCCGCCGCCTGGGCCCGCAAGGCCCCGTCGTCTCCGCCATCGGCCTCGGCTGCATGGGCATGTCCGACTTCTACACCACCGGCAGCGACGAGCAGGAATCCATCGCCACCCTGCACCACGCGCTCGAACTGGGCGTCACCCTGTTCGATACCGCCGACATGTATGGCCCGCACACCAACGAGGAACTGCTCGGCCGCGCCCTGAAGGGCAAGCGCGAGCAGGTCTTCCTCGCCACCAAGTTCGGCATCGTGCGCACCCCGGACCAGCCGCAGGTGCGCGGCGCCAACGGCAGCCCGGAGTACGTGCGGCAGTCCGTGGAAGGCAGCCTGAAGCGCCTGGGCACCGATCACATCGACCTCTACTACCAGCATCGCGTCGACCCGAAGGTGCCCATCGAGGAAACCGTCGGCGCCATGGCCGAGTTGGTGAAGGCCGGCAAGGTGCGCTACCTGGGGCTCAGCGAAGCCTCGGCGGAAACCCTCGAACGGGCGCACAAGATCCACCCGATCACCGCGCTGCAGAGCGAATACTCGCTGTGGACCCGCGACCCGGAGGACAACGCCGTGCTGGCAACCTGCGCGCGCCTGGGCATCGGCTTCGTGCCCTACAGCCCACTGGGGCGCGGCTTCCTCACCGGCGCGCTGAAGAGCCCCGACGATTTCGCCGCAGACGACTATCGGCGCTCCAGCCCGCGCTTCACCGGCGAGAACTTCGCGAAGAACCTGCGGCTGGTAGACAAGGTGGCCGAACTCGCGGCGGCTCGCGGGGTCACGCCATCACAACTGGCGCTGGCCTGGGTATTGGCCCAGGGCGATCACCTGGTGCCGATCCCCGGAACCAAGCAGCGCAAGTACCTGGAGCAGAATGTCGCTGCCGTCGATCTTGCGCTGACATCAGTGGAGCTGCTGCAACTGGACGCGATCTTCCCCGCCGGCGCGGCCGCCGGCGGTCGCTACAGCGAACAGGTCATGAGCCTGATCCAGTAA